In Saccharothrix syringae, the following are encoded in one genomic region:
- a CDS encoding nuclease-related domain-containing DEAD/DEAH box helicase: protein MIQEGDFAELLEHTFDHFPHSSQSRQVTVRMIPDSVHPGASRAEQEIFSQLAALEVAGWEYAMHSTNLPEHDRKRVCEIDFLLLGERGLLVLEVKGGEILLRKGVWHTRDLKGNRHRLKESPLDQAQTSMFALEKVLRRTTADPDLVDRTVFGYGAVFPDSEFDAVSVEWAPEMVINEVRLASEGWADCLDRLGAFWENKLGGRGPLSPDDIERYLNVLRPDFDRVLSLRRLDDLVEKELVALTKSQYKALDQHRRNPRVVFEGGAGTGKTMLAVEMCRRARVSGERVLLTCRSHVLAAFIRSQQDLDGITAVPFDQVSAFDADTFDVVVVDEGQDVVNGHDLDVLDTVLVGGLADGRWAFFLDSNNQRGLVGRYEDDAKARLDSHRPTNVDLMDNCRNTIEIVRATQERTGADLGVTEAGHGREVVVVEEVREKAVAAVLAALTELEEHDVPSEQVVLLSPHQLNASIFVELPAEWLERIDVLDLMRMRRPGRGRVGFARVADFKGLESRYVLLEVDDTADEKAARAQLYVGMTRAKAALWVFKPGGTGVDG, encoded by the coding sequence GTGATCCAAGAGGGGGACTTCGCTGAACTGCTCGAACACACTTTCGACCACTTCCCCCACTCGTCGCAGAGCAGGCAGGTTACCGTGCGCATGATCCCGGATTCGGTGCATCCCGGTGCCAGCCGGGCCGAGCAGGAGATCTTCTCCCAGTTGGCTGCACTCGAAGTGGCTGGGTGGGAATATGCCATGCACAGCACCAACTTGCCCGAGCACGACCGCAAGCGGGTGTGCGAGATCGACTTCCTCTTGCTCGGCGAACGCGGCCTGCTGGTACTCGAAGTCAAAGGTGGCGAGATCCTGTTGAGGAAGGGTGTGTGGCACACGCGCGACCTCAAGGGCAATCGGCACCGACTCAAGGAGAGCCCTCTCGACCAAGCGCAGACCAGCATGTTCGCCCTGGAGAAGGTCCTCCGCCGAACCACGGCCGACCCGGACTTGGTCGACCGCACGGTCTTCGGGTACGGAGCTGTCTTCCCCGACAGCGAGTTCGACGCGGTCAGCGTGGAATGGGCTCCGGAAATGGTGATCAACGAGGTCCGACTGGCGTCCGAGGGATGGGCGGACTGCCTCGACCGGTTGGGCGCGTTCTGGGAGAACAAGCTCGGCGGGCGGGGACCTCTGTCACCCGATGACATCGAGCGCTACCTCAACGTCCTCCGCCCCGACTTCGACCGCGTGCTGTCCCTGCGCCGTCTCGACGACCTGGTCGAGAAGGAACTCGTCGCCCTGACCAAGAGCCAGTACAAGGCCCTGGACCAGCACCGCAGGAACCCGCGGGTGGTGTTCGAGGGCGGTGCCGGAACGGGCAAGACCATGCTGGCGGTCGAGATGTGCAGGCGGGCCCGGGTCTCCGGCGAACGTGTCCTGCTGACCTGCCGAAGCCACGTCCTCGCCGCCTTCATCCGCTCGCAGCAGGACTTGGACGGCATCACCGCAGTCCCGTTCGACCAGGTGTCGGCTTTCGACGCGGACACCTTCGACGTGGTCGTGGTGGACGAGGGGCAGGACGTCGTCAACGGGCACGACCTCGACGTGCTGGACACCGTGCTGGTGGGCGGCCTGGCGGACGGCCGCTGGGCGTTCTTCCTCGACTCCAACAACCAGCGGGGGCTGGTCGGTCGCTACGAGGACGATGCGAAGGCCAGGCTGGACTCCCACCGCCCAACCAACGTCGACTTGATGGACAACTGCCGGAACACCATCGAGATCGTCCGCGCCACCCAGGAGCGCACAGGAGCCGATCTGGGGGTGACCGAGGCGGGCCACGGCCGCGAGGTCGTGGTGGTCGAGGAGGTCCGCGAGAAGGCGGTCGCCGCGGTGTTGGCAGCCTTGACCGAACTCGAAGAACACGATGTGCCTTCGGAGCAGGTCGTGCTGCTGTCACCGCACCAGTTGAACGCATCGATCTTCGTCGAATTGCCTGCGGAATGGCTCGAACGCATCGATGTGCTGGACCTGATGCGCATGCGCCGGCCCGGTCGAGGTCGCGTCGGATTCGCCCGAGTGGCCGACTTCAAGGGGCTGGAAAGCCGGTACGTCCTCCTGGAAGTGGACGACACGGCAGACGAAAAGGCGGCACGTGCGCAGTTGTACGTGGGCATGACCCGGGCCAAGGCCGCCCTGTGGGTCTTCAAGCCGGGTGGAACGGGAGTGGACGGGTGA
- a CDS encoding very short patch repair endonuclease, with protein sequence MYTYLDPGPAPPATRQATAKVLRRMKRSGTRPELALRSALHRLGLRFVVDRAPPGTDRRRRVDILLRGAQIALFVDGCFWHSCPVHGQLPRANRTWWRLKLRGVVLRDRDTDARLTAAGWLVVRVWEHENPAEAAERIRGLVAMRTTHAQIGGG encoded by the coding sequence GTGTACACCTACCTCGATCCTGGGCCGGCACCTCCTGCAACACGCCAGGCCACCGCGAAGGTGCTGCGCCGCATGAAGCGGTCCGGCACGCGGCCCGAGCTGGCGTTGCGCAGTGCGCTTCACCGCCTGGGTCTGCGCTTCGTCGTGGATCGCGCTCCGCCCGGGACGGATCGCCGCAGGCGCGTTGACATCCTGCTGCGCGGTGCGCAGATCGCCCTGTTCGTCGATGGGTGCTTCTGGCACTCCTGTCCGGTACACGGTCAACTCCCGAGAGCCAACCGCACGTGGTGGCGGCTGAAGTTGCGGGGCGTCGTGTTGCGCGACCGCGACACGGACGCCCGGTTGACCGCAGCCGGGTGGTTGGTGGTCAGGGTGTGGGAGCACGAAAATCCCGCAGAAGCTGCGGAGCGCATACGCGGTCTGGTCGCGATGCGCACCACACATGCGCAGATAGGGGGAGGATGA
- a CDS encoding cell division protein FtsK, producing MSLTMQGDRGGELIPFPNAPVEGNAEDAGAVEATAPALDGELITEAEYQRSRVRRLAESAVSRLPTQWQTPESARQAGVELVNQALLVPMRYSAAVGRGLAVSARAWWAWVRVTDFYEASKAADRLADKWQEIAVVRRRRGVISLVGMSAASLAGLVAELAVGSLPLLVTAGAMSAVLAAAGRSREGAGGRSTRLGSRSLAWLMNGDHLVTAFRDAKLIGRDESLMLVKAPRHDGAGWALTLDLPPSRKASDVIGRREALASALAVDEVRLIVERVRGDDGHAGRLALWVGDADPYATDPIPSPLASAPSWDLWQPVPFGTTARGATVNLPVVWTSLLIGAIPRQGKTFVARLPLTAAALDPHVRLIIADGKGGKDFRPFEQVAHRFIRGSREADARRLISVLEECAADVADRFDRLAEMDDELCPESKVTPEITRDPTHRMPLTVIGIDEVQNFLGLDVPLDDDNPKGKKVGARICELLTYIAKTGPAAGYSLVLATQKPDAQVIPDGLRGQLGTRFALKTMTWQASETILGAGTYKAGMDASKLLTSHKGVGLLLGADGETELSAREAVTVRTHLLHITAIRAACERGRVLREQAGTLTGDASGEHDLAVLDPTAAARLTTEVATATAGTPELTGAEPGREPPEVLTLLANVISEDEHGLVARSELAGRIGWEVKAFGEALRAAGVPSAGKRRMPGHDNPVSVADLDTIRAAIHGS from the coding sequence ATGAGCCTGACGATGCAGGGCGACAGGGGCGGCGAGTTGATTCCGTTCCCGAACGCCCCCGTCGAGGGGAACGCCGAGGACGCAGGTGCGGTGGAAGCAACCGCACCTGCCTTGGACGGCGAGCTGATCACCGAAGCCGAGTACCAGCGTTCTCGCGTCCGCCGCCTGGCCGAGTCGGCGGTGTCCCGCCTGCCCACTCAGTGGCAGACCCCCGAGTCCGCCCGCCAGGCCGGGGTTGAACTGGTGAACCAAGCGCTGCTGGTGCCGATGCGCTACTCGGCGGCGGTCGGGCGCGGCCTGGCGGTGTCGGCCCGCGCCTGGTGGGCTTGGGTACGGGTGACGGACTTCTACGAGGCGTCCAAGGCCGCCGACCGGCTGGCCGACAAGTGGCAGGAGATCGCCGTCGTGCGCCGCCGTCGAGGCGTGATCTCCCTGGTGGGGATGAGCGCGGCCAGCCTTGCCGGCCTGGTCGCCGAACTGGCTGTCGGCTCCTTGCCGCTGCTGGTCACTGCTGGCGCGATGTCTGCGGTCTTGGCGGCGGCCGGTCGAAGCCGGGAGGGCGCGGGTGGACGCAGCACCCGCTTGGGCTCCCGGTCGCTGGCGTGGCTGATGAACGGCGACCACCTGGTCACCGCGTTCCGCGACGCCAAGCTGATCGGCCGCGACGAGTCGCTGATGCTGGTCAAGGCCCCGCGCCACGACGGCGCCGGATGGGCGCTGACACTCGACCTGCCACCGTCGCGCAAGGCGTCCGACGTGATCGGCAGGCGGGAAGCCCTGGCCTCGGCGCTGGCGGTGGACGAGGTGCGGCTGATCGTGGAACGCGTCCGGGGCGACGACGGCCACGCCGGACGGCTGGCGCTGTGGGTGGGCGACGCCGACCCGTACGCCACCGACCCGATCCCCAGCCCGCTCGCGTCGGCGCCGAGCTGGGACCTGTGGCAGCCAGTACCCTTCGGCACCACCGCCCGCGGTGCGACCGTGAACTTGCCGGTGGTGTGGACTTCCCTGCTGATCGGTGCGATCCCTCGCCAAGGCAAGACGTTCGTCGCCCGCCTCCCGCTCACCGCCGCGGCGTTGGACCCTCACGTGCGGCTGATCATCGCCGACGGCAAGGGCGGCAAGGACTTCCGACCGTTCGAACAGGTGGCACACCGCTTCATCCGAGGCTCCCGGGAGGCCGACGCCCGCCGGCTGATCAGCGTGCTGGAGGAGTGCGCGGCGGACGTGGCCGACCGGTTCGACCGGCTCGCCGAGATGGACGACGAACTGTGCCCCGAGTCCAAGGTCACCCCGGAGATCACCCGCGACCCAACCCACCGAATGCCGCTGACCGTGATCGGCATCGATGAGGTCCAGAACTTCCTCGGCCTCGACGTGCCACTGGACGATGACAACCCCAAGGGCAAGAAGGTGGGCGCACGCATCTGCGAACTCCTGACCTACATCGCCAAGACCGGTCCGGCCGCGGGCTACTCGCTGGTCCTGGCTACCCAGAAGCCGGACGCCCAGGTCATCCCGGACGGGCTGCGCGGCCAGCTCGGGACGCGATTCGCGCTGAAGACCATGACCTGGCAGGCATCGGAGACCATCCTCGGCGCTGGCACCTACAAGGCCGGCATGGACGCCTCCAAGCTGCTGACCAGCCACAAGGGCGTCGGCCTGCTGCTGGGTGCCGACGGTGAGACCGAGCTGTCAGCCAGGGAGGCGGTCACGGTGCGCACGCACCTGCTGCACATCACCGCGATCCGCGCCGCTTGCGAACGCGGCCGAGTGCTGCGCGAGCAGGCCGGGACGCTGACCGGGGACGCCTCCGGAGAGCACGACCTGGCGGTGCTCGATCCGACGGCAGCCGCACGCCTGACCACCGAGGTCGCCACCGCCACCGCCGGTACACCAGAACTCACAGGTGCCGAGCCGGGACGCGAACCACCGGAAGTGCTGACGCTGCTGGCCAACGTGATCAGCGAAGACGAGCACGGCCTGGTAGCTCGATCGGAGCTGGCCGGGCGCATCGGTTGGGAGGTCAAGGCGTTCGGTGAGGCACTGCGCGCCGCCGGAGTTCCCTCAGCGGGCAAGCGACGGATGCCGGGCCACGACAACCCGGTCAGCGTGGCCGACCTGGACACGATCCGCGCCGCCATCCACGGCAGCTGA
- a CDS encoding helix-turn-helix domain-containing protein: MSVEAISWALNHAPIPTDRKDASTLAITLIALANHAGPDGRDAFPSVERMMRYTRLSRRTIQRSLRSLEELGLIKPGNTHVRDAKIPEANSRPQVYNLALSTRLSTAPDERRQDDAPLTSRGRQQKRLGASAATSGGVTTTPKPSFNRPDNRPAPSAPPTGRSAVPPVCGQCDARDSDPVSARVLWLDEDRTRSVPCPRCAPQRNGGAR; this comes from the coding sequence GTGAGCGTCGAAGCCATCAGCTGGGCGCTCAACCACGCCCCCATCCCCACCGACCGCAAGGATGCCTCGACGCTGGCGATCACGCTGATCGCGCTCGCCAACCACGCCGGTCCCGACGGCCGCGACGCGTTCCCGTCGGTCGAGCGGATGATGCGCTACACCCGCCTGTCCCGACGGACCATCCAGCGTTCGCTGCGGTCGCTGGAGGAGTTGGGCCTGATCAAGCCGGGCAACACGCACGTGCGCGACGCCAAGATCCCGGAAGCCAACTCGCGGCCCCAGGTCTACAACCTCGCGCTGTCCACCAGGTTGTCCACAGCCCCTGACGAGAGGCGTCAGGATGACGCCCCCCTGACCAGCAGGGGGCGTCAGCAGAAGCGCCTGGGGGCGTCAGCAGCGACCAGCGGGGGCGTCACCACGACGCCCAAACCGTCCTTCAACCGTCCAGATAACCGTCCCGCGCCGAGCGCGCCCCCTACCGGGCGCTCGGCGGTGCCACCGGTGTGCGGGCAGTGCGACGCCCGCGACTCCGACCCGGTCAGCGCCCGCGTCCTGTGGCTGGACGAGGACCGCACGCGGTCGGTGCCGTGCCCGCGCTGCGCGCCGCAGCGAAACGGGGGTGCCCGATGA
- a CDS encoding site-specific integrase, translating into MRHHLDTHDHPHVFATADHQLLRRSNYSRRAMRPAADGNRHRYNPAIRLNPVKPGLTFHGFRHSHKTWLIADGIPEVAQARRLGHKLPDKIQEIYSHVAPEVEHRLLHALRKRWTDALTGLQLTTSHTATPWPSPALPAA; encoded by the coding sequence CTGCGCCACCACCTCGACACCCACGACCACCCCCACGTCTTCGCCACCGCTGACCACCAGCTGCTGCGCCGCTCCAACTACTCCCGCCGCGCCATGCGCCCCGCGGCCGACGGCAACCGCCACCGCTACAACCCCGCCATCCGCCTCAACCCGGTCAAACCCGGCCTGACCTTCCACGGCTTCCGCCACAGCCACAAAACCTGGCTCATCGCCGACGGCATCCCCGAAGTCGCCCAAGCCCGCCGCCTCGGCCACAAACTCCCCGACAAGATCCAGGAGATCTACTCCCACGTCGCCCCCGAAGTCGAACACCGCCTCCTCCACGCCCTGCGGAAGCGGTGGACCGACGCCCTGACCGGGCTCCAACTCACCACCAGCCACACCGCAACCCCATGGCCATCCCCGGCGCTGCCTGCGGCCTGA
- a CDS encoding IS110 family transposase has translation MGQGQFGTDNGSYRRMLEEGRNRPAMVWTVEGCNGVGKPLAQRLVADGEPVVDVPAKLAARARVFGTRQARKTDTTDARSIALVALRTGAA, from the coding sequence ATCGGACAAGGACAGTTCGGCACCGACAACGGTAGCTACCGACGGATGCTTGAAGAAGGACGCAACCGGCCGGCCATGGTTTGGACGGTCGAGGGTTGCAACGGTGTTGGCAAGCCCCTGGCGCAGCGCCTCGTCGCCGACGGTGAACCGGTCGTAGACGTGCCCGCGAAGCTCGCAGCGCGGGCACGGGTGTTCGGCACGCGACAGGCACGCAAGACCGACACCACCGACGCCCGCTCGATCGCCCTGGTCGCACTGCGCACCGGCGCGGCCTGA
- a CDS encoding radical SAM protein has product MYSRWADSARTLQVGGIPVTIKPDRTLRAKVTDSCGLTCTFCHNEGTPVTVDNRGRSSRTFLASGRSGRSSIYLGRNGVDFLAATMRADEDLRQALESMAAGLDLDELHLTGGEPTLHPTIADIVALGAAAGYRVCMTSNGENGERVMRACAKAGLDRVNLSIFGTTPEELAEVQEERFRDVRLAAKKIEALERTIDAALTHGVRVSANIVVPDRTHIPRVHRLFEAYSDQLSIRLLNSLGDGMESIRSINQVLDELGARPVAHHATAGASGYRTEYVLPNGRTAYFKKIRPTRLSKTCATCRFRDPATCEEGYYGLRLYRSTDGRYLTGVCIQRMDLCLPVEEFVSSALADEVRELRERELADPEAILNHLSVEFEQV; this is encoded by the coding sequence GTGTATTCACGCTGGGCAGATTCAGCGAGAACTCTGCAAGTCGGCGGCATTCCGGTTACCATCAAGCCGGACCGGACCCTGCGCGCCAAGGTAACGGACTCCTGCGGTCTGACCTGTACCTTCTGTCACAACGAAGGCACGCCGGTCACGGTCGACAATCGGGGTCGGAGCTCGCGCACTTTCCTTGCGTCGGGGCGTTCCGGGAGGTCGTCCATTTATCTCGGTCGCAATGGGGTGGATTTCCTCGCCGCGACGATGCGCGCGGACGAGGACCTGCGGCAGGCGCTGGAGTCGATGGCCGCCGGCCTGGATCTCGACGAGCTTCACCTCACAGGCGGCGAGCCGACCCTGCACCCGACTATCGCCGACATCGTCGCACTGGGCGCAGCGGCCGGTTACCGCGTCTGCATGACCTCGAACGGTGAGAACGGCGAACGGGTGATGAGGGCCTGCGCGAAGGCGGGTCTCGACCGCGTCAACCTGAGCATCTTCGGGACGACCCCGGAGGAACTCGCCGAGGTCCAGGAAGAGCGCTTCCGGGACGTCCGCCTGGCTGCGAAGAAGATCGAGGCGCTGGAACGAACGATTGACGCTGCCTTGACGCACGGCGTGAGGGTCAGTGCGAATATCGTCGTGCCCGATCGGACCCACATACCGCGGGTGCACCGCCTCTTCGAGGCGTACTCGGATCAACTCTCCATTCGCCTGCTGAACTCACTCGGCGACGGCATGGAGTCCATCCGAAGCATCAACCAGGTGCTCGACGAACTCGGCGCCAGGCCGGTCGCGCACCACGCGACCGCTGGGGCATCCGGTTACCGGACGGAATATGTCCTGCCGAACGGGCGCACCGCCTACTTCAAGAAGATCCGTCCGACCAGGCTTTCAAAAACCTGTGCGACATGCCGCTTCCGTGACCCCGCCACGTGCGAGGAAGGGTATTACGGGCTTCGTCTCTACCGATCCACCGACGGTCGCTACCTGACGGGTGTGTGCATCCAGCGGATGGACTTGTGTCTGCCGGTGGAGGAATTCGTGTCGAGCGCCCTGGCCGACGAGGTCCGCGAACTGAGGGAACGGGAACTCGCCGACCCCGAAGCGATACTCAACCACCTGAGCGTCGAATTCGAGCAAGTCTAG
- a CDS encoding glycosyltransferase produces the protein MSRNEIAVVVLEYNRHKRLQLILERLTEQDIGQDRFRVVVVDNGSAEPLRPVVDDYASKLSIEYLRIEKPVSRGKARNCGIEAVREPAVLILDGDTLPDRDLVRRHLEVLADPDVAVSLGSRRERRVRSLTTPVPLDHDSPTTFAALHEQAERDLRVPDIDQPVIQANFRRIGYFFFYSHNIAVRTDIAKAAGGFNEELVGWGLEDLEFGFRIREVLSGGQTMKWSPQAGSVHVPHLRDFVRNFGDLKSNQEKLHQSYKSFHWEGHKFATPLLECLRIMMIEELTEALPHDAVLPELPEIERWVGDVESGDSWLLGIGRVAGWRGIAPQLRSSLVDWRDPAVPSFCGTQFLHQDNTFRNVINLDVWRALPWHHVSEALGEARRVSQFPIFVATAAHDANVAGLESSPGLDRSVPRFVEDAEWLAAAVRDFGLACETTRTAEAVAVRVLPVGY, from the coding sequence ATGTCCAGGAATGAAATCGCGGTCGTCGTCCTCGAGTACAATCGGCACAAGCGTCTGCAGTTGATCCTCGAACGGCTGACCGAGCAGGACATCGGCCAGGACAGGTTCCGCGTCGTCGTCGTCGACAACGGTAGCGCCGAACCACTCCGCCCCGTCGTCGACGACTACGCCTCCAAGCTCTCGATCGAGTACCTCCGCATCGAGAAGCCGGTGAGCAGGGGCAAGGCGAGGAACTGCGGCATCGAAGCTGTGCGAGAGCCTGCGGTGCTCATCCTCGACGGTGACACGCTGCCGGACCGGGACCTGGTGCGACGCCACCTCGAGGTGCTCGCCGACCCTGACGTCGCGGTGAGCCTCGGCTCACGGCGAGAGCGCCGGGTCCGTTCCTTGACGACCCCGGTGCCGCTCGACCACGACTCGCCCACCACCTTCGCGGCGTTGCACGAGCAGGCGGAGCGTGATCTCCGGGTACCCGACATCGACCAGCCGGTGATCCAAGCCAACTTCCGCAGGATCGGCTACTTCTTCTTCTACAGCCACAACATCGCCGTGCGGACGGACATCGCCAAGGCGGCGGGGGGCTTCAACGAGGAGCTGGTCGGCTGGGGGTTGGAAGACCTCGAGTTCGGGTTCAGGATCCGGGAGGTGTTGTCCGGGGGGCAGACGATGAAGTGGTCTCCGCAGGCGGGCTCGGTGCACGTCCCGCACCTGCGTGACTTCGTCAGGAACTTCGGCGACTTGAAGTCGAACCAGGAGAAGCTGCACCAGAGCTACAAGTCGTTCCACTGGGAGGGGCACAAGTTCGCGACTCCGTTGCTCGAGTGTTTGCGCATCATGATGATCGAGGAACTCACCGAAGCGTTGCCGCACGACGCCGTCCTCCCGGAACTGCCGGAGATCGAACGTTGGGTGGGCGACGTCGAGTCGGGCGACTCGTGGCTTCTGGGAATCGGCAGGGTCGCTGGGTGGCGCGGTATTGCGCCGCAACTGCGCTCGTCTCTTGTGGACTGGCGTGATCCCGCCGTGCCGAGTTTCTGTGGCACGCAGTTCCTGCACCAGGACAACACGTTCCGCAATGTGATCAACCTCGATGTGTGGCGCGCACTGCCTTGGCACCACGTGTCGGAGGCACTCGGCGAAGCCAGGCGCGTCTCGCAGTTTCCGATCTTCGTGGCGACCGCGGCACACGACGCGAATGTCGCGGGCCTGGAGTCGAGCCCGGGCCTCGACCGGAGCGTGCCGCGGTTCGTCGAGGACGCCGAATGGCTCGCGGCGGCCGTGCGCGACTTCGGTCTAGCGTGTGAAACCACGCGGACTGCGGAGGCGGTCGCGGTGCGGGTGCTTCCGGTCGGGTACTGA
- a CDS encoding MFS transporter, with translation MAEVLTPAGKRSWPFYVAGFVDSVGSGLFLPVSMLYFIRVVGLPEWQVGTFIALSSVIALVVPALVGSLIDRVGPLRIIVIGQVLQAVGTAGYLLVGSPFGVLVVTMLCAVGQRVFWSCFFGLGAQLAGDGPKEKWFSVASTMQAGGAGIGGLLAALLFVSDTAASYVLLIVLNAASFAVSAALLLVIRVGKTGTSLDTGDGVSGNGGYRLVLRDRRYLLIVVLGTVLAIPSTFFASGLPVYLTQELDAPSWISGGLLTTVTVLMVALQMLAVRVVRGVRHTTTLAICAFLWTAWAIAMAVASTVDDSVLVAFLFAVTGFYIVADLLHGPIVNALVEEIAPGGMKGRYLAFFQYSYNFAAVLSPLLVAAFAWGPALPWGIFAALSGASGLLFLMLNVGGRRARKP, from the coding sequence ATGGCCGAGGTGCTGACACCGGCAGGGAAGAGGTCGTGGCCGTTCTACGTGGCGGGGTTCGTGGACTCCGTGGGCTCCGGTCTGTTCCTCCCTGTCTCCATGCTCTACTTCATCCGAGTGGTGGGTCTGCCCGAGTGGCAGGTCGGCACCTTCATCGCGTTGTCGAGCGTGATCGCGCTCGTCGTGCCGGCATTGGTCGGATCGTTGATCGACCGGGTCGGGCCGCTGCGAATCATCGTCATCGGCCAAGTCCTGCAGGCAGTGGGAACGGCGGGCTACCTGCTGGTCGGCAGCCCGTTCGGGGTGCTGGTGGTGACGATGCTGTGCGCGGTCGGGCAGCGTGTGTTCTGGTCCTGTTTCTTCGGCCTGGGCGCTCAACTGGCGGGTGATGGCCCGAAGGAGAAGTGGTTCTCGGTCGCCTCGACCATGCAGGCCGGGGGCGCGGGCATAGGTGGACTTCTGGCGGCGTTGTTGTTCGTTTCCGACACCGCGGCCAGCTACGTGCTCCTGATCGTGCTCAACGCCGCCAGCTTCGCCGTGTCGGCGGCGCTGCTACTCGTCATCCGGGTGGGCAAGACCGGCACATCTCTCGACACAGGCGATGGCGTATCCGGGAACGGGGGATACCGGCTGGTGCTCCGAGACCGGCGATACCTGCTGATCGTCGTACTCGGCACCGTCCTGGCGATTCCGAGCACTTTCTTCGCCTCGGGGCTTCCGGTCTACCTGACCCAGGAACTGGACGCGCCGTCGTGGATCAGCGGCGGGCTGTTGACGACGGTCACCGTGCTGATGGTTGCGTTGCAGATGCTGGCCGTGCGCGTGGTACGAGGCGTCCGGCACACCACCACACTGGCCATCTGCGCCTTCTTGTGGACGGCGTGGGCGATCGCGATGGCGGTGGCCTCGACCGTGGACGACTCCGTGCTGGTGGCGTTCCTGTTCGCGGTGACCGGCTTCTACATCGTGGCCGACCTGCTGCACGGACCGATCGTCAACGCACTCGTCGAGGAGATCGCTCCTGGGGGGATGAAGGGCCGCTACCTGGCCTTCTTCCAGTATTCGTACAACTTCGCCGCAGTGCTGTCGCCGCTGTTGGTGGCGGCGTTCGCCTGGGGCCCCGCGCTGCCGTGGGGGATCTTCGCCGCGCTGAGTGGTGCTTCCGGCTTGCTCTTTCTGATGCTCAACGTGGGGGGACGTCGTGCCAGGAAACCTTGA
- a CDS encoding glycosyltransferase family 4 protein, which produces MANLYHGIGTQTRYLISCLGGHRAELVDAVGEFDVHLLVPDASYSRPGYAVDEAMLAANRLRVEAADITLWELAHDDSRLFHIDKWHQVSAEAARVVSVLAERYDEVLVVAVDAIYCVVGDHLDRLLTPGQWERTSLVYTLYSSSRIPGTTQEPGRDEGELAAVMRANTDPRVFFADVGTYFSAHLVEDFGLDPTRLRPFIQALSLDDPELQRRDRAEALEEVRSWNIPLDRPIVLSMGRADPIKGLDRAIRAVTPLRERLHFVLIAAPYTPEDAEIRKYRTLLAESGLRHTLVPRFDRTLPRSLCSLHETAAVLSASLGEPCGQVPQEAALWAQGGGPVVIVPDEGGLAAQIIPGTTGFVFPQGDIGAMTRMVETVLDQTPEERDRMRAAATRKVLQERDFTRSLGTFLKSVWGVRQAVSHG; this is translated from the coding sequence GTGGCCAATCTCTATCACGGGATCGGAACACAGACCAGGTACCTGATCTCCTGTCTGGGTGGTCACCGCGCCGAACTCGTTGACGCGGTAGGGGAGTTCGACGTGCACCTGCTGGTACCGGACGCGAGCTACTCGCGTCCCGGTTACGCGGTGGACGAAGCGATGCTCGCCGCCAACCGCTTGCGGGTCGAAGCAGCGGACATCACGTTGTGGGAGCTCGCCCACGACGACTCACGGCTGTTCCACATCGACAAATGGCACCAGGTGTCCGCCGAGGCGGCCAGGGTCGTCAGTGTCCTCGCGGAGCGCTACGACGAGGTGCTGGTGGTCGCTGTCGACGCCATCTACTGCGTGGTGGGCGACCACCTGGACCGGCTCCTGACCCCAGGCCAGTGGGAGCGGACGTCGCTGGTCTACACGCTCTACAGCAGTTCCCGTATCCCGGGCACCACTCAGGAGCCGGGACGCGACGAGGGCGAGCTCGCCGCGGTGATGCGGGCGAACACCGACCCGAGGGTGTTCTTCGCCGATGTAGGCACCTATTTCTCCGCGCATCTGGTGGAGGACTTCGGGCTCGACCCCACGCGGCTGCGCCCGTTCATCCAGGCGCTGAGCCTGGACGACCCTGAGCTGCAGCGACGTGATCGCGCCGAAGCGCTCGAAGAGGTCCGGTCCTGGAACATCCCGCTGGACCGGCCGATCGTGCTGTCGATGGGCCGCGCGGATCCGATCAAAGGACTGGATCGGGCGATCAGGGCGGTGACCCCGCTGCGCGAACGGCTCCACTTTGTACTCATCGCGGCGCCGTACACACCCGAGGACGCCGAGATCCGCAAGTACCGGACGCTTCTGGCCGAGTCGGGCCTGCGGCACACGCTGGTCCCCAGGTTCGACAGAACTCTGCCGCGTAGCCTGTGCTCGTTGCATGAGACGGCTGCGGTGCTGTCCGCATCACTCGGCGAACCGTGCGGACAAGTGCCCCAGGAGGCGGCGCTCTGGGCGCAGGGCGGCGGCCCGGTCGTGATCGTGCCCGACGAAGGTGGCCTTGCGGCGCAGATCATCCCGGGCACGACCGGGTTCGTGTTCCCCCAGGGCGACATCGGGGCGATGACCCGCATGGTCGAGACCGTTCTGGACCAGACACCCGAGGAACGGGATCGGATGCGCGCGGCAGCGACGCGGAAGGTCCTGCAGGAACGCGACTTCACTCGGTCGCTGGGCACGTTCCTGAAATCGGTGTGGGGTGTTCGACAGGCGGTGTCGCATGGCTGA